The genomic DNA GTTCGCCGGATTAAAGGTGCTGCAGAGCGGCGGCAATGTCATCGACGCCGCGGTCACCACCTCGATGGCGATGGGGGTGGCGGCGCCCTGGGGGTCGGGCCTGGGGGGCAAGCTGGTTATGCTCTACCGCGAGGGCGACACCGGAAAGATTTACTGTGTCGAGGCGCTCAACGCCGCGCCGCAGAAGCTCGACACCGAAACCTTCATCAACCTCCCCAGATCGCAGCGACGCCACGGCTACGCGTCGGTTTGCGTGCCGGGGCTGCCGGCCGGGCTCGAGCTGGCCCACCGTCGTTGGGGCGAACTTTCCTGGGAGGCGGTCGTGACGCCCGCGGCTGAGCTTGCTGAGGCCGGGGTCAACTTCGAACCGGAGATGCAGCCACTCTTTGAGCACAAGACCGAGCGGTTGAGCCTCAACCCTGCGGCCGCGCAGATGTATTTGTGCGAGAAACAGCTTCCGGCGCTGGGCAAGAAGCTGCGATTCCCCAAGCTGGCCCAGACGCTCCGCGAGGTTGCGGCTCACGGGGCCGACGCCTTCTACCGGGGCGATGTCGCCCAGCGGATTGTGAAGGTCGCCCGGTCGAACGGCTCGGCGCTGACGCTGGCGGACTTCGAGCAGTACCGGCCGCGCGTCATCGAGCCGTTGGAGCGGCGTTTTGGCGACTACGAGATCGCCACCCCGCCGCCTCCGACTACGGGCGGGATCACCGTGCTGGCCGCGCTCGGTGCGCTCGAGCAGGTCGATTGGGCCGGCCGCGACCTCCGCGACCTGGAGTCGATCGAGCAGCTCAGCCGGGTGCTGAACCAGCTCTACCCGCTGGTCGACCGCGGCATCGCGGACCACGTAAAGTCGCTCGATGCGGCCCGCCAGTTGTTGTCGACAGAAGGGATCGAGGCGATCCGCAACGAGGCCCTCGCGGTCGGCGCCGCCGCGAGCCGGGTTGGGCAGTCCGCGGGCGACGATCTCGAGGGCACCCTGGACGACACGGCGGACGCCAGCACCTCGCACCTCGTGGTCGCCGACTCCGAGGGCAACGTGGCGTGCGTCACCCAGTCGCTCAGCTACCATTTCGGCGCGAGCGTCGTGGCGGCAGACACCGGCGTGCTCCTCAACAACAGCATGTGCAACTTCAACACCCGCAACCTGGATTCGGTCAACGCGATCGCGCCAGGCAAGCGGCCTCGCAGCACCATCGCGCCGGTGATCGTCATGCGCGACAACGAGGTCCGGCTCGCGTTTGGCATCCCGGGCGGGCAGCGGATTGCGTCGACGACCGCGCTGATCTTGCTCGACACGCTGCGCAAGGGCCACAGCCTGTCCGAAGCCTTGATCGACTGGCGTTACCACCTTCGGCGGCCGGTTGAGCCGGGCCAGCCGCACAACCAAATTGACCTCGAGGAGGGCGCGCCCGAGGACCTGCGGGAGCGGCTTGCCGCGCGTGGCTGGCGGTCCGCGGAGTGGCGATGCGACGGCAGCTACTTCGGCGGCGGGAACGGCGTCGAGTACCTGCCGGACGGGACGCTGGCGGCGGTCGCCGATCCGCGGCGCACGAACGACGCGATGGGACAGTAGGCAAACGATGGCGGAACGAATCGCAACCCGCGGCGCCGTGCGGCGTGGCTCTGCAGCAGGCGTCGCCGCCTTGCTGCTGGCGGCCTCGCGTGCCTGTCTGGCGTTGTCGCTCTCGGCCGATTTTGACAGCGCGTCGCTCGACATTGCGGCCTCCGCGGTCATCGGTGGGGACGTCACACTCGTTGGGCGGGACAACTACAACACCGGCGACTGGAAGTGGCTCTATTTCCGGGCCGACGGCGTGCAGTCGACGTCGCCGGTGTTCTCGATCGGCGACAACTTTGAAACCGGCGCCAGCAGCCTCAATGGCCACGCGATGGTCTACAGTTACGACCAACAGGACTGGTTCTTCTTCGACAACAACGTTCGCAACGCCGCCAGCGGGACGTTCCGCTTCTGGAACTCCACTCCGTTCGCCCAGGACGGGGTGTATGTCGCGTACGGCCTGCCCTACCCTGCCGGGCGCGCCGCGTCGCACTCGCTCAGCCTGGCCAGTTCGCCGTGGGTGACCGACCTGCCGTCGTCCGTGGGTCTGCTAACGGTGGGGCAATCGCCCGGCGGTGTAGATGACCTTGGCCGCGCCATCGCGCCGAGCGACCTGTACGGCTACCGC from Posidoniimonas polymericola includes the following:
- a CDS encoding gamma-glutamyltransferase family protein — translated: MHSRLPLRLTFVALTLLLSAGPSPCAVGRELVVAKRFAVTSGHPAASFAGLKVLQSGGNVIDAAVTTSMAMGVAAPWGSGLGGKLVMLYREGDTGKIYCVEALNAAPQKLDTETFINLPRSQRRHGYASVCVPGLPAGLELAHRRWGELSWEAVVTPAAELAEAGVNFEPEMQPLFEHKTERLSLNPAAAQMYLCEKQLPALGKKLRFPKLAQTLREVAAHGADAFYRGDVAQRIVKVARSNGSALTLADFEQYRPRVIEPLERRFGDYEIATPPPPTTGGITVLAALGALEQVDWAGRDLRDLESIEQLSRVLNQLYPLVDRGIADHVKSLDAARQLLSTEGIEAIRNEALAVGAAASRVGQSAGDDLEGTLDDTADASTSHLVVADSEGNVACVTQSLSYHFGASVVAADTGVLLNNSMCNFNTRNLDSVNAIAPGKRPRSTIAPVIVMRDNEVRLAFGIPGGQRIASTTALILLDTLRKGHSLSEALIDWRYHLRRPVEPGQPHNQIDLEEGAPEDLRERLAARGWRSAEWRCDGSYFGGGNGVEYLPDGTLAAVADPRRTNDAMGQ